The genomic region GGAGGGTCGGATCTCGAACAGGAGTCACCATGGGGGTCAAACAGAGCGTCCACAAAGTCGCACCGGGCGTGGCCAGGGATTTTTTCCGGGCCACCCTGCCCTTTTCTGAGCTCGATCCCGAGGACCTCGACGAGGTCTGCCGGGAATGCACCGTGGATTTTTATCCCACCGGCACCATGATCTTCATTCAAGGACAAACACCCGTTGAACATCTTCACCTGGTTCAAAAAGGCGGAGTCAAGCTCTACCTGAGAGACAAGGAAGGCCTTGAAAACCTGGTGGATTACCGGGG from Deltaproteobacteria bacterium harbors:
- a CDS encoding cyclic nucleotide-binding domain-containing protein, which gives rise to MGVKQSVHKVAPGVARDFFRATLPFSELDPEDLDEVCRECTVDFYPTGTMIFIQGQTPVEHLHLVQKGGVKLYLRDKEGLENLVDYRG